One genomic segment of Gorilla gorilla gorilla isolate KB3781 chromosome 23, NHGRI_mGorGor1-v2.1_pri, whole genome shotgun sequence includes these proteins:
- the LOC101129074 gene encoding cysteine-rich protein 1-like — MPKCPACDKVYFAERVTSLGKDWHRPCLKCEKCGKTLTSGGHAEHEGKPYGNHPCYAAMFGPKGFGRGGPESHTFK; from the coding sequence ATGCCCAAGTGCCCCGCGTGCGACAAGGTGTACTTCGCCGAGAGGGTGACCTCTCTAGGCAAGGACTGGCATCGGCCCTGCCTGAAGTGTGAGAAATGTGGGAAGACGCTGACTTCCGGGGGCCACGCTGAGCATGAAGGCAAACCCTACGGCAACCACCCCTGCTACGCCGCCATGTTTGGGCCTAAAGGCTTTGGGCGGGGTGGACCCGAGAGCCATACTTTCAAGTAA